In Deltaproteobacteria bacterium, a single window of DNA contains:
- a CDS encoding riboflavin synthase, protein MFTGLIQGLGRVDRIDGRSGDSRLTVVPLFDMGPFVLGESIAVNGACLTVEALERDRFTAYASKETLGRTNIGQLRAGGSVNLEKALALGDRLGGHLVTGHVDCMARVSETRPSGQSRIFRLTFPPEYGRQIIAKGSVALDGVSLTVNDCGEDYLEVNIIPSTWRETTIAEWRTGRSVNMETDIIGKYVERMVRPWTKDAAESGGMTVDFLRRHGF, encoded by the coding sequence ATGTTTACGGGCTTGATTCAAGGGCTTGGCAGGGTTGACCGGATCGACGGCCGAAGCGGGGATTCGCGGCTGACAGTGGTTCCCTTGTTTGACATGGGTCCTTTTGTCCTCGGGGAAAGCATCGCCGTCAACGGAGCATGCCTGACGGTGGAGGCCCTGGAGCGGGACCGATTCACGGCCTACGCCTCGAAGGAAACCCTCGGGCGGACCAATATCGGCCAGCTTCGGGCTGGTGGTTCAGTCAATCTGGAGAAGGCCCTGGCCCTGGGCGATCGCCTGGGTGGGCATTTGGTCACGGGGCATGTGGACTGCATGGCCCGGGTGTCGGAGACGAGGCCCAGCGGCCAGTCGAGAATCTTTCGGCTAACCTTCCCTCCTGAGTATGGCCGGCAGATCATTGCCAAGGGCTCGGTTGCCCTGGACGGGGTCAGCCTGACCGTAAACGACTGCGGCGAGGATTATCTGGAGGTGAACATCATTCCCTCCACCTGGCGGGAGACAACCATCGCCGAGTGGCGCACGGGCCGTTCGGTGAACATGGAAACGGATATCATCGGCAAATACGTCGAGCGTATGGTCCGGCCCTGGACCAAGGATGCGGCCGAGAGCGGCGGGATGACCGTCGATTTTCTCCGGCGGCACGGTTTCTGA
- the ribD gene encoding bifunctional diaminohydroxyphosphoribosylaminopyrimidine deaminase/5-amino-6-(5-phosphoribosylamino)uracil reductase RibD, giving the protein MRRALELAERGRGATAPNPCVGAVLVEDDRVAAEGWHSFFGGPHAEVEAIADARKNGVDPSRCTLVVTLEPCNHQGKTPPCTRAILDAGISKVVVGVSDPNSVAGGGADFLRSQGVEVEVGCLAEECEETIREFVHLQRTDRAFVILKLAATLDGRIATRSRRPEAVSGPESHERVQSLRATVQAVMVGGTTFRSDNPRLTVRKTGYGGSQPWAVVVTGNLPENPDRFFLTRERPGATIFWTREDVAECARARVLESAGCRVWADSPGCSGLAGLMTRLRRDVGAYRVLCEGGGGLAGSLADQGLVDELWYFLAMKILGDDGAVAAFSGRTALGLDQAVGFCRTRLETLGDDLLIRLSPVNGNRPCLRA; this is encoded by the coding sequence ATGCGCCGGGCCCTGGAACTGGCTGAACGAGGCCGGGGGGCGACGGCTCCGAACCCCTGCGTCGGGGCGGTGCTGGTGGAGGACGACCGGGTGGCCGCGGAAGGCTGGCACAGTTTTTTCGGAGGTCCGCATGCCGAGGTCGAGGCCATTGCCGATGCCCGGAAAAACGGGGTGGATCCAAGTCGATGCACCCTGGTGGTCACCTTGGAGCCATGCAACCACCAAGGCAAGACCCCGCCGTGCACCCGGGCCATCCTGGATGCCGGGATTTCCAAGGTGGTCGTCGGGGTGTCCGATCCCAACTCCGTGGCCGGAGGAGGTGCCGATTTTCTTCGGTCCCAGGGGGTGGAGGTCGAGGTCGGGTGCCTTGCCGAGGAATGCGAGGAAACGATCCGGGAGTTCGTGCATCTTCAGCGGACGGACCGGGCTTTTGTCATTCTCAAACTAGCGGCGACCCTGGATGGACGGATCGCTACCCGATCCCGGAGACCCGAGGCGGTCAGCGGGCCCGAATCCCACGAGCGGGTCCAGTCCCTGAGGGCCACGGTCCAGGCGGTCATGGTCGGCGGAACCACGTTCCGGAGCGACAACCCCCGGTTGACGGTCCGCAAAACGGGTTATGGAGGGTCTCAGCCTTGGGCCGTGGTGGTCACCGGGAATTTGCCCGAGAATCCCGACAGGTTTTTTCTGACCCGGGAACGTCCCGGAGCGACGATTTTCTGGACCAGGGAAGATGTGGCCGAGTGCGCCCGGGCCCGGGTTCTGGAGTCTGCCGGGTGCCGGGTCTGGGCGGATTCACCCGGTTGTTCCGGACTGGCCGGGCTCATGACCCGTCTGCGCAGGGATGTCGGGGCCTATCGGGTCCTTTGCGAGGGCGGTGGCGGACTGGCCGGAAGCCTCGCTGATCAGGGATTGGTTGACGAGTTGTGGTACTTCCTGGCCATGAAAATTTTGGGGGATGATGGGGCAGTGGCAGCATTTTCGGGCCGAACGGCCCTGGGTCTCGACCAGGCCGTCGGATTTTGTCGCACCAGGCTGGAGACTCTGGGCGATGACCTCCTGATCCGACTTTCGCCAGTCAACGGGAACCGACCATGTTTACGGGCTTGA